In Ananas comosus cultivar F153 linkage group 14, ASM154086v1, whole genome shotgun sequence, the genomic stretch ACGCGCCCGCGAGGTTGCCGTTCCAGGAATTTCTCGTCGGCATGGCGATGAAAGCTTGCAATGTCCTACAGTTCTTCCTCCGACTCGCCTTTGTTCTTTCCGTCTGGCTCCTCATAATCCCCTTCATTACCTTTTGGATATGGCGCCTGACGTTCGTCAAGAGTCTCGGCGAAGCGCAGAGGCTCTTCCTGAGCCACATGTCGGCGCCTCTGATTCTCACCGATTGCTTACATGGGTTTCTGCTCTCTGCTAGCATCGTTTTCATATTTCTCGGGGCGACCTCTTTGAGGGATTACTTTAGACACCTCCGTGAAGTTGGAGGAAACAATGCTGAAAGGGACGAAGAAGGTCAAGAAAGGCACGGCGCTCGTGCTGTTAGGAGGCTCGCGGGCCCTCCTAATAGGGTTGCCGACGGTGATGGAAATGCTGAGGATGCAGGCGGCGCCCAGGGAATTGCCGGTGCAGGTCAATTGATTAGAAGAAATGCCGAGAATGTCGCTGCTCGCTTGGAAATGCAGGCTGCTCGTCTCGAAGCACATGTTGAGCAGATGTTTGACGGACTAGACGACGCTGATGGTGCAGAAGATGTGCCCTTTGATGAGCTTGTTGGTATGCAAGGACCTGTATTTCATTTGGTTGAGAATGCGATAACAGTAAGTACATTTTCTGTCATTGGCCTTAGTACTTTTGCAtaatattcttcttcttttttatgtttCCTTTTTGTATTGATATTAACTTTCTATTAGAGACCTTATGGTGTTTGTTGCTTCTCCTGTTTATACTGTATTCTTTTGTACGAAGTTGAAATGTAGCTTCGTTCTTCTACTGTCGTTAATTGGTATTTAGTAACTTAAATATTACGTGGATTCACTGTCCGAGGCTCTGAACTCTGGGTATTTTTGGTTCCTAATATTTCCTCTGTTGCCAGGTTCTGGCAAGCAATGCGATATTTCTCAGCGTCGTAATTTTCATCCCCTTTTCATTGGGAAGGATAATTCTCTACTATCTCTCATGGTTAATTTCTTCTGCCTCTAGTCCAATGCTGGAGAAGTTTATTCCACTGACTGAATCAGCTCTTTCTTTTGTTAACATCACTTTGAGGACTGCATTAACTGCTGTAAAGAACTTGTCACCCGAAACCCATTCTGAGGGTGGTAGTGGGCATGTGCTGGATGCCGTTGTTGGATCCTTAAAACCAAATGCAACCGGACAAGGCCTCCCTTATGGTGTAATGAACCCTGTTTCAACAGATATACTGAAAGGAACGGTCATTGACTCTTCACGTCTTTCTGATGTTACTACACTTGTGGTTGGATATATGTTTATATTGTCTCTTGTTGCCTTCTATCTTGGCCTTCTTGCTTTACTTCGATATGCTAGGGGCGAGCGATTGAGTATTGGGAGGCTTTATGGTGTATCTACAATAGTGGAGACAATTCCATCTCTTTTCAGGCAGTTCTTGGCAGGAACAAGACATCTGATGACTATGATCAAGGTCGCTTTTCTTCTAGTGATTGAATTGGGGGTCTTCCCATTGATGTGCGGTTGGTGGCTTGATGTGTGCACTTTGAAGATGTTGGGTGCGACAATTGCCCAAAGAGTTGAATTCTTTGCACTAGCGCCATTTGCAAGCTCTGCAATCCATTGGTTTGTTGGAATTGTTTATATGCTCCAAATAAGCATCTTCGTCAGCCTTCTTCGAGGGGTATGAATCAAATTTTGGTTTGTCTAATGCATAATTTGCTCTATCAAGACATGATTCTCATTAATAAAGTTCTGGGCTCTTTGTAGGTGTTGCGGAGTGGAGTCCTTTACTTTCTCCGGGACCCAGCAGATCCGAATTATAATCCATTCCGCGACCTAATTGATGACCCAGTGCACAAACATGCTCGACGTGTTCTGTTATCGGTTGCTGTATATGGAAGCTTGATTGTGATGCTCGTCTTCTTACCCGTCAAACTGGCAATGAGATTGGCACCTACCATTTTCCCGCTGGATATTGCgttaagtctctctctctctctctctctctctctctctctctctctctctcacacacacacacacacacacacacacacacacacacattttcAGGCAACATCAATCAATATCCCTGTGAAATCTTAATTTTCAATTATATGCAATCCAAAACTTGTTATATATTTTCCCGTGTACTTAGAAAAATGCCCTCTTTGTTAATGTTTTTTTCCCTAATGCAATCGCAACATTCCTTTCCCCATAAAGTGGATGGTTTACCAACTTAATATAAGGGTATTATTGTAAGAGACACCACTCTCTGGGATTATATGTGAAGATGCAGATTTCGGAGGACTTTATACCCAAAGAGATAATTTTGCAGGGTTGTTTTGTCTCGCACTTCTTTCAAGCACTATTCGCTATTCGCATTCTGACGATCATTACCAATAACTGCAGCATTTTCGATCCATTTACGGAGATACCTGCCGATGTGCTGCTGTTCCAAATATGCATTCCATTTGCAATTGAACATTTCAAGCCACGTGAAACAATCAAAGCCCTTTTACGATATTGGTTCTCTGTGGTTGGTTGGGCTCTCGGTTTAATCGATTTCCTACTGCCCAAGCCTGAGGAAAACGGTGGGCATGAAAATGGGAATGTTGTGGTAGCAAGAAGAGATAGACTGCGTGCTGAACGTGGGCTGCATGACCAACTTCTGTTACAGCATGTTGCTGCTGAAAATCATGACTGGAGAGGCCGTGCTGCTGAGAATACTGATATTGGTGAAGACTCTGACGTAGATGACCAAGCAGATTCGGAGTAAGCAacttttatatttgatatttttgttaTTGTGAACCTTTACTGTTTTATTTGTGGTAAAAAAATCTGAACCATGTAGTGTGTCTGAGGCATTCAGCTGCTCGCAAGATGAAACCTACTGTGGGACTTCAGCCATGCGATTGACTGCTTGTAGTCTTGTTATCAGCTTTTAAAGCTTAAAGTAGGATAACTGATCAGGAATAGTACTGTTCAACATTGGTTAGTctggtttttttttgttgtttacaATATTTTTGCCTCTTAAATCTCATCTAGATGCAATTGTGTTTCTAATGGTTCTTTATCTGGTTAAGCGTTACAAAATAAGATCTTTGTGGGGATATTTATATCTAATCTCTCGGCAGGTACGGTTTTGTACTTCGTATTGTGCTATTGCTGGTTTTGGCATGGATGACTCTTCTGCTATTTAATGCAGCTTTGGTTGTTATTCCGATTTCACTTGGGCGTGCAATTTTTAATGCCATCCCTCGCCTCCCGATTACACATGGCATTAAGTGCAACGGTACTCTTCATTTTCAATTGGATATTGTTGGAAAGTTATTCTGGTTATTAGAGTTTTGAGTGTTTGACGCTTTTGTTCATCCCTTTGTAGATCTCTTTGCTTTTAGTATTGGATTCTACATTATCTGGGGTGTCGCAACAGGAGTCAGATATTCGGTTGATTATATTAGAGCTCGAAGAGCTAGTGTCCTTCTATCGCAGATCTGGAAGTGGTGTACTATTGTTGTGAAAAGTTCTGCTCTTCTCTCAATATGGGTAAGCAACAACTTCAAGGCTAAATTGCCTTCTCATCTCtgttattctttttatattttgtttattcactaaaattttatcatttattttttcagaTCTTTGTTATCCCAGTGCTCATTGGGCTTCTTTTTGAGCTGCTAGTGATTGTGCCAATTAGGGTACCAGTGGATGAAAGCCCAGTTTTCCTTTTGTATCAGGACTGGGCTCTAGgactcatatttcttaagatATGGACTAGACTGGTAAGTGAACTATCATCTTTTTAATGTTCAGATATTGAAAGTTATACAATTTATTTGCACCATAGCCAAACATGGTGCCTTTACATATGCATCCGTGCAAGATTATCTATATTTCTATATGCTCCTCCAAAGttcaatttcttaaaaaaatatacttttattGAAGTACAATGGTATACGTATAacaaattaagtttttgaaggtgtgtataagaaaatttagattttgtaaTGTTATCAGTGTACAATGTTATTTGCAGGGGTACATCTGTAGATACATCAAAAGAGAGTAGTGCAAATCACACTCCCTTAGATCGACCTTATAAGTCCTAatcttgcttcttctttttttttctgtattagGTAATGTTGGATCAGATGGCACCACTGGTGGACGAAAGTTGGCGAAGAAAGTTTGAGAGGGTGAGGGAGGACGGCTTCTCTCGTCTCAGAGGTCTATGGGTTTTCCGCGAGATCGTCATCCCAATTATTACAAAATTGCTAACACTACTCTGTGTTCCTTATGTCTTTGCCAAAGGGATCTTTCCCGCATTTGGCTATCCTCTCATTGTGAACTCTGCAGTCTACCGCTTTGCCTGGATCGGCTGCCTCCTTTTTGGCACTCTCTGCTTCTGTGCTAAGAGATTCCATGTTTGGTGCACCAACCTCCACAATTCTATAAGGGACGATCGCTATCTAATAGGTAGGAGATTGCACAACTATGGAGAAGAAGCTATTCAGAAGAGTGGTGAATTGGAGGTGATTCCGCAGAACTCGAATCTGCAGGATGGTGCACTGATTCGGCTCGGCCGAGAAGCAGAGCTGGGGCTGAGGTTGAGACATGCTAATCAGAATCCGAACCAACAAATAAGGCATGCCATGCTGTAGAAGGAGTATGTCTGCTTAAATATTTGAATGGGTTTTGATGTTGCTACTGCTGCAATTTAAGATTGGTATATGAAATCCCGCAGTTATTTGGAACTTTAACTATATTTGTTGTTGTAAATATAACTAGAGTTGTATTTGATGATTGGATCCTGTGAAACTGACGTGAAACTGAGGTTAATTGCAAACACCACCTAAGGTGAGTAAaatattttctgtaattttggATAGTCCTGCACTCTAGAGATTAGAATCCTTAGAAGAACGCCGGAGTATACGATATGTAAGATATTGTTGAGTATAATGGTTTGTTGCCTTTAACCTTTAATTTAAGGTTTGTTGTCGCAAAGATTTTACTCTCTGGCTCTTAGCCTATTTACCCTTTGTTACTGCATTCGATTGTTAACCTTATTCAGATCTAACCCAAATTACAGGGGGTTGATGCAGGAAATGGAAAAGGCTACTTGATTTTAATTGAATAAAACGAATTACATATGTCTGAGAATTTACCAAGTATTTTAGGTACAATTTGGACAATGATGCAAATAGCAGTACTTAGGAGCTTATGGACTTGGGGTTTGGATCTTCTTTGAAAACAATTGGTATGGTTACCACTTCTTTcagctaggggtggaaacgagccaagctcgagcgagtttacctcggctcaaattcagcttgaaattaattttgagcctaaatttaagctcaagcttggtttgaaattaattcgagccgagctcaagcgagcctaatttcgagtcgagcgagcttgAGCCTTACATGAGCAGCTTGAAATTTTCAACAtcgtacgatcaatagtttaatttgtatagaacattatctacaatttgatacaaaaatatgtctaatagttcaaagtacaaaataattatatgaaatatagtattataatatgaggaaaaataatttatgagttgaatatctaattttttcagcctcacatatCNaatttgtatagaacattatctataatttgatacaaaaatatgtctaatagttcaaaatataaaataattatataaaatatagtattataatatgaggaaaaaatttatgagttgaatatctaatcttttcagcctcacatgtcttttcttccgctttcaatctccatattattcatttttatttatgcggtcaaaaataaataaattatataggtaaatattgtattaaactatccaatcatatataactaaaattaaaattttatataaataatatttttttattttaaaaatattttgtatattttcttaAGCACATAATTAATAACAAGATATGCAACAACGAgcatatgctgttacttggtaacttggagggcttcaggcttggccacttagggtaagagacagagaaaaaaagaaagagagaaacagattgaaaatttaaagctctgtgaaagaaagaaagggaaaaagtacaaatttagtaaaattttgcttttttatttgtctattgggtttgtttttatggactAATAACATTGGCTCAATTTTAATTAAACTCAggttattcactcagcctatatataattaaaatatattatatttatatatatatatatatatatatagtgtagaactactatgctatcggaaatatagaggatttgttACTtccgaatttttgaccctttgatcaagaattgtaaggttgggatgattgcggtcccctctaggattaaataatacccctagagttgagtggtccctacaaggtactagtattaatccaaagtttagaaatgattaaaggggttgatctacgggtcaaaaaatcggaagtaccaaatcctctttactttcgatag encodes the following:
- the LOC109720245 gene encoding probable E3 ubiquitin ligase SUD1, yielding MVEATDRTLIASPSSAVAAATAGAAEAGPSYGAAAAPPSPPRAARLDAEEDEDEGDVCRICRNPGEADNPLRYPCACSGSIKYVHQECLLQWLNHSNARHCEVCKHPFSFSPVYAEDAPARLPFQEFLVGMAMKACNVLQFFLRLAFVLSVWLLIIPFITFWIWRLTFVKSLGEAQRLFLSHMSAPLILTDCLHGFLLSASIVFIFLGATSLRDYFRHLREVGGNNAERDEEGQERHGARAVRRLAGPPNRVADGDGNAEDAGGAQGIAGAGQLIRRNAENVAARLEMQAARLEAHVEQMFDGLDDADGAEDVPFDELVGMQGPVFHLVENAITVLASNAIFLSVVIFIPFSLGRIILYYLSWLISSASSPMLEKFIPLTESALSFVNITLRTALTAVKNLSPETHSEGGSGHVLDAVVGSLKPNATGQGLPYGVMNPVSTDILKGTVIDSSRLSDVTTLVVGYMFILSLVAFYLGLLALLRYARGERLSIGRLYGVSTIVETIPSLFRQFLAGTRHLMTMIKVAFLLVIELGVFPLMCGWWLDVCTLKMLGATIAQRVEFFALAPFASSAIHWFVGIVYMLQISIFVSLLRGVLRSGVLYFLRDPADPNYNPFRDLIDDPVHKHARRVLLSVAVYGSLIVMLVFLPVKLAMRLAPTIFPLDIAIFDPFTEIPADVLLFQICIPFAIEHFKPRETIKALLRYWFSVVGWALGLIDFLLPKPEENGGHENGNVVVARRDRLRAERGLHDQLLLQHVAAENHDWRGRAAENTDIGEDSDVDDQADSEYGFVLRIVLLLVLAWMTLLLFNAALVVIPISLGRAIFNAIPRLPITHGIKCNDLFAFSIGFYIIWGVATGVRYSVDYIRARRASVLLSQIWKWCTIVVKSSALLSIWIFVIPVLIGLLFELLVIVPIRVPVDESPVFLLYQDWALGLIFLKIWTRLVMLDQMAPLVDESWRRKFERVREDGFSRLRGLWVFREIVIPIITKLLTLLCVPYVFAKGIFPAFGYPLIVNSAVYRFAWIGCLLFGTLCFCAKRFHVWCTNLHNSIRDDRYLIGRRLHNYGEEAIQKSGELEVIPQNSNLQDGALIRLGREAELGLRLRHANQNPNQQIRHAML